The DNA segment CGTGCGGCTAAGGGTGAACCTGTTGGAACAACTGTAGGAGGAAGCTGTGAAGTTAGCTGAAGTAAGAAAAAATATGCAGAAGACGATTGAGGCAACTCAAAGGTCTTTTAATACCATTCGGACTGGTAGAGCTAATGCTGCTCTATTAGACCGAGTTATGGTGGAATATTACGGCATGGATACCCCATTAAAATCTCTTGCCAATATTAGTGTTCCTGACTCTAGTACTATTACCATCCAGCCTTTTGATAAGGGAAGCGCGGCTCAAATTGAAAAGGCAATTGCTATGTCCGATATTGGATTGACCCCTAATAACGATGGCGAACTAATTCGTTT comes from the Myxosarcina sp. GI1 genome and includes:
- the frr gene encoding ribosome recycling factor; translated protein: MKLAEVRKNMQKTIEATQRSFNTIRTGRANAALLDRVMVEYYGMDTPLKSLANISVPDSSTITIQPFDKGSAAQIEKAIAMSDIGLTPNNDGELIRLNIPPLTKERRQQLVKTAGKLAEEGKVAIRNIRRDAIDSVRKEEKNSDISEDESRDLQDEIQQITDEFNQKIDDLLAVKEKDITTV